A single region of the Acidobacteriota bacterium genome encodes:
- a CDS encoding VanZ family protein, translating into MRRFTAPALIALWIVGSAPFLGRLTRWIQEEVDRSLLVIVPTILFWVAAAAFVVWVVRSARRLRWKNWIAMALGLLWAAVQATALARGRPEESALERMHLVLYGVVALLLYRAFLRGGRSAIAAAFSAAVLTSLVGLTDEFIQWLVWTRVGDFYDCLLNASAAGCGVVSGAGLFGFDFRVPATGERKMIAVLWLWFVAASFLLVDRTNLGRLIVDPELGSFRSYYTAGRLEHLNEDRRDRWPEEPPPVPPFQPWQIQDHFLNEATWHVQARNEAFDAEDWPTAAAEQAILSRYYPAVLEEVRNPDGSLRHAFPMDRVQRLQQEGAAPVPTYESPAGASRIWVLPPFVAPGLVVALLVVPVVLIAGRPRAAPASPND; encoded by the coding sequence ATGCGTCGGTTTACGGCACCCGCCCTCATCGCGCTCTGGATCGTGGGCTCGGCGCCCTTCCTGGGCCGGCTGACCCGGTGGATTCAGGAGGAGGTCGACCGTTCGCTCCTCGTGATCGTTCCGACGATCCTGTTCTGGGTCGCCGCGGCGGCGTTCGTGGTCTGGGTGGTGCGTTCGGCACGACGCCTGCGATGGAAGAACTGGATCGCGATGGCGCTCGGTCTGCTGTGGGCGGCGGTCCAGGCCACGGCCCTGGCCCGCGGCCGTCCTGAAGAGTCCGCACTCGAGCGGATGCACCTGGTGCTCTACGGCGTCGTCGCTCTGCTGCTCTACCGAGCCTTCCTCCGTGGCGGCCGGTCGGCGATAGCCGCAGCCTTCTCGGCGGCGGTTCTGACCTCCCTGGTTGGTCTCACGGACGAGTTCATCCAGTGGCTCGTATGGACCCGCGTCGGCGACTTCTACGACTGCCTGCTCAACGCTTCGGCCGCCGGCTGCGGGGTCGTCTCCGGTGCGGGCCTCTTCGGGTTCGACTTCCGGGTGCCCGCCACCGGCGAACGCAAGATGATCGCCGTCCTGTGGCTCTGGTTTGTCGCCGCTTCGTTCCTGCTCGTCGACCGCACGAATCTCGGCCGCCTCATCGTGGACCCGGAACTCGGCAGCTTCCGCAGCTACTACACCGCCGGCCGGCTCGAGCACCTGAACGAGGACCGCCGCGACCGCTGGCCTGAGGAGCCGCCACCGGTACCGCCCTTCCAGCCCTGGCAGATCCAGGACCACTTCCTGAACGAAGCCACCTGGCACGTCCAGGCCCGTAACGAAGCCTTCGACGCCGAAGACTGGCCCACCGCCGCCGCCGAGCAGGCGATCCTCAGCCGCTACTACCCGGCCGTATTGGAGGAAGTTCGGAATCCCGACGGCAGCTTGCGGCACGCTTTCCCGATGGACCGAGTCCAGCGCCTCCAACAGGAGGGTGCTGCTCCCGTCCCCACCTACGAAAGCCCCGCCGGCGCCAGCCGCATCTGGGTCCTTCCTCCCTTTGTTGCACCCGGCCTCGTAGTCGCCCTGCTCGTCGTGCCTGTCGTTCTCATCGCCGGCCGCCCCAGGGCAGCACCAGCGTCGCCCAACGACTGA
- a CDS encoding methyltransferase domain-containing protein, whose translation MAEPARIDTRGTEATPNRRPVSANSGGSLREALDDFLEIREFVATQEDGDRALRDQPAMVSRFYDVVTRFYEYGWGQSFHFAPRRSGEGLHAAQRRQEAEVAKMLGLGRGTEVADLGCGVGGPLINIAKTSGASITGLNLNAQQIARAERAVRRAGLQDTRGFLLANFMDVPLGDGHFDAAYSYEAICHAPHKNRCFREFHRLLRPGGQIALTEWCLTERFDANDPTHRDIRDRVELTNAVPNLLTTSQQVHAMKEAGFEVLSAKDQASEVDPDTPWYRSLQGRDLSLASLGRIPAGRWFTARATSLLELLRIAPAGTGEAARILNVAADSLVEAGVAGIFTPSFLIHARKPGGSVPS comes from the coding sequence ATGGCAGAGCCAGCGCGCATCGACACTCGCGGCACGGAAGCAACCCCGAATCGCCGACCCGTCTCGGCCAACAGCGGCGGCAGCCTGAGGGAGGCGCTCGACGACTTTCTCGAGATCAGGGAGTTCGTCGCGACACAGGAAGACGGAGATCGCGCCCTCCGCGATCAACCGGCGATGGTGAGTCGTTTCTACGATGTCGTCACCAGGTTCTATGAATACGGTTGGGGTCAGTCCTTCCACTTCGCGCCTCGTCGGTCCGGCGAAGGACTCCACGCCGCGCAGCGCCGCCAGGAGGCTGAGGTGGCCAAGATGCTGGGGTTAGGGCGGGGTACCGAGGTCGCCGATCTCGGGTGCGGCGTCGGAGGACCGCTGATCAACATCGCGAAGACCAGCGGCGCCAGCATCACCGGCCTGAATCTGAACGCGCAACAGATCGCGAGAGCCGAACGCGCAGTGCGCAGAGCGGGTCTTCAGGACACACGTGGCTTCCTGCTCGCGAACTTCATGGACGTGCCTCTCGGCGACGGCCACTTTGACGCGGCCTACTCGTACGAAGCGATCTGCCATGCACCCCACAAGAATCGCTGCTTCAGGGAGTTCCATCGGCTGTTGAGGCCCGGCGGGCAGATCGCTCTGACCGAGTGGTGTCTCACCGAACGCTTCGACGCGAACGACCCCACTCATCGGGACATCCGCGACCGCGTCGAGCTGACGAACGCGGTGCCCAACCTGCTCACGACTTCTCAGCAGGTCCACGCCATGAAGGAGGCTGGTTTCGAGGTTCTCTCGGCCAAGGACCAGGCCTCCGAGGTTGACCCGGACACGCCCTGGTACCGGTCGCTCCAGGGGCGAGACCTTTCGCTCGCGTCACTCGGGCGGATTCCCGCCGGCCGATGGTTCACGGCCAGGGCGACCAGTCTGCTGGAGCTGCTGCGCATCGCGCCCGCCGGTACGGGCGAGGCCGCCCGCATCCTCAACGTCGCGGCCGACTCCCTCGTCGAGGCCGGCGTGGCGGGGATCTTCACGCCGTCCTTCCTGATCCACGCGCGCAAACCGGGCGGCTCGGTCCCGTCGTAG